A genomic stretch from Bradyrhizobium sp. 195 includes:
- the clpS gene encoding ATP-dependent Clp protease adapter ClpS: MSNDENRSGNPSGPNTSVITKVKPKTKRPNLYRVLILNDDYTPMEFVVHVLEKFFNKDIEAATKIMLHVHHHGIGECGVFTYEIAETKVTQVMDFARKHQHPLQCVMEKK; this comes from the coding sequence TTGAGCAATGACGAGAACCGTTCGGGTAACCCCTCGGGTCCGAACACTTCGGTCATCACCAAGGTCAAGCCCAAGACCAAACGGCCGAACCTCTACCGGGTGCTGATCCTGAACGACGATTACACGCCGATGGAATTCGTCGTCCACGTGCTGGAGAAGTTCTTCAACAAGGACATCGAGGCCGCGACCAAGATCATGCTGCACGTCCATCATCATGGCATCGGGGAGTGCGGCGTGTTCACCTACGAGATCGCCGAGACCAAGGTGACGCAGGTGATGGATTTCGCCCGCAAGCACCAGCACCCGCTGCAATGCGTGATGGAAAAGAAGTAA
- a CDS encoding vWA domain-containing protein translates to MFRSPLVSLIGRRLTCFAAAEQGNIAMIFAIALVPVLSLVGAAVDYSRAVQARTSMQAALDSAALMLSKDLSSGTITTSQISTKAQAYFNALFTGTATLPSVSVAATYTASTSMGSTIQLTGTGTYTTSFMKIAGFPTLGIGTTSTSAWGNVRMRVALVLDNTGSMAQDGKMPAMQTAAKNLVDQLSALAKADGDVYISIVPFAKDVNVDASNYNKDWIDFSEWDAANGSWTCSAGNNWNCNNWKWTPANHNTWTGCMVDRDQDYDTKNTTPTNGNVGTLFPAEQYSYCNSGSSSYLQPIMPLSYDWSALKSRIDAMKPTGNTNQGIGLAWGWMTLSTGNPMNAPAKDANYTYKDAIVLLSDGLNTQNRWYSNASQIDTRQKKLCDNAKAENITIYSVQVNTGSDPTSTVLQYCASSTDKFYLVTSASQTVSVFKDIGTSLSKLRVAR, encoded by the coding sequence ATGTTTCGCTCGCCGCTTGTCAGCCTGATCGGTCGACGGCTCACCTGCTTCGCGGCAGCCGAGCAAGGCAATATCGCCATGATCTTCGCCATCGCGCTGGTCCCGGTCCTGAGCTTGGTCGGTGCCGCGGTGGACTATAGCCGCGCTGTTCAGGCCCGCACTTCCATGCAGGCGGCCCTCGACTCCGCCGCCCTGATGCTCTCCAAGGATCTGTCGTCCGGCACCATCACCACGTCGCAGATCAGCACGAAGGCGCAAGCCTATTTCAACGCGCTGTTTACCGGCACCGCCACCCTGCCATCGGTCAGCGTCGCCGCCACCTATACCGCGAGCACCAGCATGGGCTCCACGATCCAGCTCACCGGAACTGGCACCTACACGACCAGCTTCATGAAGATCGCCGGCTTCCCGACGCTCGGCATCGGCACCACGTCCACCAGCGCTTGGGGCAACGTCCGCATGCGCGTGGCCCTGGTGCTCGACAACACCGGCTCCATGGCCCAGGACGGCAAGATGCCGGCGATGCAGACGGCCGCGAAGAACCTCGTCGACCAGCTCAGCGCGCTCGCGAAGGCCGATGGCGACGTCTACATCTCGATCGTTCCGTTCGCCAAGGACGTCAACGTCGACGCCAGCAACTACAACAAGGACTGGATCGATTTCAGCGAATGGGATGCCGCCAATGGCAGCTGGACCTGCAGCGCAGGCAACAACTGGAACTGCAACAATTGGAAGTGGACGCCGGCAAATCACAACACCTGGACCGGCTGCATGGTCGATCGCGACCAGGACTACGACACCAAGAACACCACGCCGACGAACGGCAATGTGGGGACGCTCTTCCCGGCCGAGCAATATTCCTACTGCAACTCCGGCAGCTCGTCCTATCTGCAACCGATCATGCCGCTGAGCTACGATTGGAGCGCGCTCAAGAGCCGCATCGATGCCATGAAGCCGACCGGCAACACCAACCAGGGCATCGGCCTCGCCTGGGGCTGGATGACGTTGTCGACCGGCAATCCCATGAACGCGCCAGCCAAGGATGCGAACTACACCTACAAGGACGCGATCGTTCTGCTCTCCGACGGTCTGAACACGCAGAACCGCTGGTACAGCAATGCTTCGCAGATCGACACGCGACAGAAAAAGCTGTGCGACAACGCCAAGGCCGAGAACATCACCATTTACTCGGTGCAGGTGAACACCGGCAGCGATCCGACCTCGACCGTGCTGCAATATTGCGCCAGCAGCACCGACAAATTCTATCTGGTCACATCGGCCAGCCAGACCGTCTCCGTGTTCAAGGACATCGGCACCTCGCTGTCGAAGCTGCGCGTGGCGCGCTGA
- a CDS encoding phasin family protein, giving the protein MFKVEDFQNYGKEHFEQYVASATSVQHGLQAIASAYGDYTKKSFEDTKSFVEKLSGVKSLDKAMEAQTDFARSSYETFVAESQKIAGLYSDLAKQAFKPVETIVSKFTPAAQ; this is encoded by the coding sequence ATGTTCAAGGTTGAAGACTTTCAGAACTACGGGAAAGAGCACTTCGAGCAGTACGTCGCCTCCGCGACCTCGGTGCAGCACGGCCTCCAGGCGATCGCCAGCGCCTATGGCGACTATACGAAGAAGTCGTTCGAAGACACCAAGTCCTTCGTCGAGAAGCTTTCCGGCGTGAAGTCGCTGGACAAGGCCATGGAAGCGCAGACCGACTTCGCCCGTTCCTCCTACGAGACCTTCGTTGCGGAATCGCAGAAGATCGCCGGCCTCTACAGCGACCTCGCCAAGCAGGCGTTCAAGCCGGTCGAGACCATCGTGTCGAAGTTCACCCCGGCCGCCCAGTAA
- a CDS encoding D-alanyl-D-alanine carboxypeptidase: protein MLRKNLSSSRLARVGVFGLLTVTTAVIFTTDAAEARRHRRHYAHHRVQRDVSESSSPKFASIIVDGNSGAVLQATSPDGIRHPASLTKIMTLYLLFERLESGKMKLDTEMPVSKHAADQDPTKLNLRAGQTIRVEDAIKGLVTRSANDAAVVIAEAIAGDEDDFAQMMTRKARALGMSKTVYRNANGLPNDEQVTTARDQATLGRAIQERFPRYYRYFATSTFNWRGQSIRNHNHLLGSVEGVDGIKTGYTRASGFNLVSSMRRGNRHLIGVVLGGRSGGSRDAIMRNLLAENLDKGATTHTVVAVTERNGADANVEVADASDTPARPAAQVQAAAAPAPEAAPSRLAARLSTLAAATAAVPPAQPKPEVRPTESRIEPAPLTNGVISSQPLSIIPGSSEPMKPVRVKTVQVKAGAVKVASAAPTQVAPPVTNAISPRSDVAETSGAVVARADLINKPEIVSQPEAPKAEIARTDMPRQPAGFGTGNGILGVLPAANAAAPAPAAPKLASADPMPVQMSATTKPAVTHSGWIVQVGALESENEAQHRIDAARSSARGLLSKADPFTEVVAKDNRKLYRARFAGLERDQAEAVCRTLKRAEISCITVRN, encoded by the coding sequence ATGCTTCGTAAAAACTTGTCTTCCTCGCGCTTGGCGCGGGTTGGCGTTTTCGGGCTTCTTACGGTCACCACCGCGGTCATCTTCACCACCGATGCCGCCGAGGCGCGGCGCCATCGCCGCCACTACGCGCACCACCGGGTGCAGCGCGATGTGTCCGAGAGCTCCAGCCCGAAATTCGCGTCCATCATCGTCGACGGCAATTCCGGCGCGGTGCTGCAGGCAACGAGTCCCGACGGGATCCGCCATCCCGCCTCGCTGACCAAGATCATGACGCTCTACCTGCTGTTCGAGCGCCTTGAGTCCGGGAAAATGAAACTCGACACCGAGATGCCGGTGTCCAAGCATGCCGCCGATCAGGATCCGACCAAGCTGAACCTGCGTGCCGGCCAGACCATCCGTGTCGAGGATGCCATCAAGGGTCTCGTCACCCGCTCCGCCAACGACGCCGCTGTGGTCATCGCGGAAGCAATCGCCGGCGACGAGGACGATTTCGCCCAGATGATGACGCGCAAGGCCCGCGCGCTCGGCATGTCCAAGACGGTGTACCGCAACGCCAACGGCCTTCCCAACGACGAGCAGGTCACGACCGCACGCGACCAGGCCACGCTCGGGCGCGCCATCCAGGAGCGCTTCCCGCGCTACTATCGTTATTTCGCGACCTCCACGTTCAATTGGCGTGGACAGTCGATCCGCAATCACAATCACCTGCTCGGCAGCGTCGAGGGCGTGGACGGCATCAAGACCGGCTATACCCGCGCCTCCGGCTTCAACCTCGTCAGCTCGATGCGGCGCGGCAACCGCCACCTGATCGGCGTCGTGCTCGGCGGCCGCAGCGGCGGCTCGCGCGATGCCATCATGCGCAACCTGCTCGCCGAGAATCTCGATAAGGGCGCGACCACCCACACCGTTGTCGCGGTCACCGAGCGCAACGGCGCTGATGCCAATGTCGAGGTCGCCGACGCATCGGATACTCCGGCACGGCCCGCGGCGCAGGTTCAGGCTGCAGCCGCTCCTGCTCCCGAGGCCGCCCCGTCGCGTCTGGCGGCGCGTCTGTCGACGCTGGCGGCTGCGACGGCCGCGGTGCCGCCGGCCCAGCCCAAACCCGAGGTTCGGCCGACGGAATCCAGGATCGAGCCCGCGCCGCTCACCAATGGCGTGATCTCGAGCCAGCCGCTCTCCATCATCCCCGGCTCGTCCGAGCCGATGAAGCCGGTTCGGGTCAAGACGGTTCAGGTCAAGGCCGGCGCCGTGAAGGTCGCCTCCGCCGCCCCCACCCAGGTCGCCCCGCCGGTCACCAACGCCATTTCGCCCCGTTCCGACGTCGCGGAAACCTCCGGCGCCGTCGTCGCCCGGGCCGATCTCATCAACAAGCCCGAGATCGTCAGCCAACCGGAGGCGCCGAAGGCCGAGATCGCCCGTACCGACATGCCCCGGCAGCCGGCGGGCTTCGGCACCGGGAACGGCATCCTCGGGGTGCTGCCGGCCGCAAACGCCGCCGCGCCCGCCCCGGCCGCGCCGAAGCTCGCCTCCGCCGATCCGATGCCGGTCCAGATGAGCGCCACCACCAAGCCGGCCGTCACCCATAGCGGCTGGATCGTCCAGGTCGGCGCGCTCGAGAGCGAGAATGAAGCGCAGCACCGCATCGACGCCGCGCGCAGCTCGGCCCGCGGCCTGCTCAGCAAGGCCGATCCGTTCACCGAAGTCGTCGCAAAGGACAATCGCAAGCTCTACCGCGCCCGCTTCGCCGGCCTCGAGCGCGACCAGGCCGAAGCCGTCTGTCGCACCCTGAAGCGCGCCGAGATCTCCTGCATCACCGTCCGCAACTGA
- a CDS encoding DnaJ domain-containing protein, which produces MTLIAGAVAVITLYLLLQMFHAANPASLARAIRFGGGAVALAVAAFTGLRGELAVAIPLGIFGAGLLGWKPLANAGFGNVGGLFGGGAAPASGQASRVRSQFLHMRLDHDTGQLGGQIVAGPHAGRDLGEFDLAGLLAMVPTFDAESVALLESYLDRRFPAWRQNAQGDAAGGQRRTAASSKMTAEEAYQILGLQPGAGRDDISRAHKSLMKKLHPDQGGSNYLAARVNEAKDTLLRTHNG; this is translated from the coding sequence ATGACCCTCATCGCCGGCGCTGTCGCTGTTATCACGCTTTACCTGCTGCTCCAGATGTTCCACGCCGCCAACCCGGCGTCGCTGGCGCGCGCCATCAGGTTCGGCGGCGGCGCGGTGGCGCTGGCGGTCGCAGCATTCACGGGCTTGCGGGGCGAGCTGGCGGTGGCGATCCCGCTGGGGATTTTCGGTGCCGGGCTGCTGGGTTGGAAGCCGCTGGCAAACGCCGGCTTCGGCAATGTCGGTGGGCTGTTCGGCGGCGGTGCTGCGCCCGCGTCAGGCCAGGCCTCACGCGTGCGCTCGCAATTCCTGCACATGCGGCTCGACCACGACACCGGCCAGCTTGGCGGGCAGATCGTCGCCGGGCCTCACGCCGGGCGCGATCTCGGCGAGTTCGATCTCGCGGGACTTTTGGCGATGGTCCCGACGTTCGACGCGGAGAGCGTAGCCCTACTTGAAAGCTATCTGGACCGCCGGTTTCCCGCTTGGCGTCAGAACGCGCAGGGCGACGCGGCAGGGGGGCAGCGCCGCACGGCGGCGAGCAGCAAAATGACGGCGGAGGAGGCCTATCAGATCCTTGGCCTGCAGCCGGGGGCGGGGCGCGACGACATCAGCCGGGCGCACAAGTCCCTGATGAAGAAACTCCATCCCGACCAGGGGGGCTCGAACTATCTCGCTGCCCGTGTAAACGAGGCCAAGGATACTCTGCTTCGTACGCATAACGGCTAA
- a CDS encoding vWA domain-containing protein: MSGEPIKPRGGDAVSAQGGGAVPQAGTSTAEDIAAFVAKARALSPHAPGAKGRLIFALDATMSRQPTWDMACALQADMFRETAALGSLDIRLVYYRGLNECRATGWISDSTRLAALMSKIDCRGGDTQIGKVLSEARREAVASGVRAVVFVGDAMEENVDELCVKAGELGMLKVPVFVFQEGHDAVAEQAFREIARLTGGAWCRFDPGAAAQLRELLRAAAAYAAGGREALLKLAKTASGAAKLIGQMK, translated from the coding sequence ATGTCGGGCGAACCCATCAAGCCGCGCGGCGGCGATGCCGTCTCGGCACAAGGAGGCGGCGCGGTGCCGCAGGCCGGAACGTCGACCGCGGAGGACATTGCCGCTTTCGTCGCCAAGGCGCGGGCGCTGTCACCTCATGCGCCGGGCGCGAAGGGGCGGCTGATCTTCGCATTGGATGCCACGATGAGCCGGCAGCCCACCTGGGACATGGCTTGCGCGCTTCAGGCCGACATGTTTCGCGAGACCGCGGCACTCGGCAGTCTCGATATCCGGCTCGTCTACTATCGCGGTCTGAACGAGTGCCGCGCCACGGGATGGATCTCCGATAGCACCAGGCTTGCGGCGTTGATGAGCAAGATCGATTGCCGCGGCGGCGACACTCAGATCGGCAAGGTGCTGAGTGAGGCGCGGCGCGAAGCGGTCGCATCGGGCGTGCGCGCCGTCGTCTTCGTCGGCGATGCCATGGAGGAGAATGTCGACGAGCTCTGCGTCAAGGCCGGCGAGCTCGGCATGCTCAAGGTGCCGGTGTTCGTGTTTCAGGAAGGTCATGACGCGGTCGCCGAGCAGGCCTTTCGCGAGATCGCGCGCCTGACCGGCGGCGCCTGGTGCCGGTTTGATCCGGGCGCGGCGGCGCAGCTGCGCGAGTTGCTGCGGGCAGCCGCGGCCTATGCCGCCGGCGGTCGCGAGGCATTGTTGAAATTGGCAAAGACCGCGAGCGGCGCGGCCAAGCTGATCGGTCAGATGAAGTAG
- a CDS encoding alpha/beta fold hydrolase: MKRGIAVLVSVSALCGIAYFTASKWAIKHETITFYDASRDNRPVPVQIAVRRDKEMQANAGMITLPVAVINHGNTVKNTEYGFLANIFAARGYMVVSPQHDLPTDPPMVTKPGELYVGRLPQILRGVANIHLAMQEMKKVQPNADYARVTMVGHSMGGDITMYFAKQYPDEVKKVVTLDNLRVPFVTAGKFKILSFRSQDPQFKADAGVLPTDEECEKAGIQVVKTEFQHNDMRDTGPDVAKNSIQSMLDKFLSATDSEIAPVDTQSSPPNILEPGPVALMAPAKS, encoded by the coding sequence ATGAAGCGTGGAATTGCCGTTTTGGTTTCCGTCAGTGCCCTCTGCGGCATCGCCTATTTCACGGCGAGCAAGTGGGCGATCAAGCACGAGACCATCACTTTCTACGACGCCTCCCGCGACAACCGTCCAGTGCCCGTCCAAATCGCGGTGCGACGCGACAAGGAAATGCAGGCCAATGCCGGCATGATCACGCTGCCGGTCGCAGTGATCAATCACGGCAATACCGTCAAGAACACCGAATACGGCTTCCTCGCCAACATCTTCGCTGCGCGCGGCTACATGGTCGTGAGCCCGCAGCACGACTTGCCGACCGATCCTCCGATGGTCACCAAGCCGGGTGAGCTCTATGTTGGCCGGCTGCCGCAGATCCTGCGCGGCGTCGCCAACATTCATCTCGCCATGCAGGAGATGAAGAAGGTTCAGCCCAACGCCGATTACGCCAGGGTGACGATGGTCGGCCACTCCATGGGCGGCGACATCACGATGTATTTCGCCAAGCAGTATCCGGATGAGGTCAAGAAGGTCGTCACGCTCGACAATCTGCGCGTGCCCTTCGTCACCGCGGGCAAGTTCAAGATCCTGTCGTTCCGTTCGCAGGACCCGCAGTTCAAGGCCGATGCGGGCGTGCTCCCGACCGACGAGGAATGCGAGAAGGCGGGCATCCAGGTCGTGAAGACCGAGTTTCAGCACAACGACATGCGTGACACCGGTCCGGATGTCGCAAAGAACTCAATCCAGAGCATGCTCGACAAATTCCTGAGCGCGACCGACAGCGAGATCGCGCCGGTCGACACGCAATCGTCGCCGCCCAACATCCTCGAGCCCGGCCCGGTCGCGCTGATGGCGCCTGCCAAGAGCTAA
- a CDS encoding division plane positioning ATPase MipZ translates to MLVQASQGQSGSAHVVVLGNEKGGSGKSTTALHIAVALLKAGQRVATIDLDCRQQSFTHYIGNRAAWARRTKLDLELPVHRCIKLGETMQIAENENSEFLQFMEAVSAVESSFDFIVIDTPGTDSYLMRLAHSMADTLVTPINDSFLDFDVLGTVDPANYAVTGESHYAEMVRDVRRKRRQLDGSTTDWIVVRNRLSMLGSRNKQLVAEGLKDLSLRLGFRYVDGFAERVVYREFFPRGLTALDEIDEATLGMRPNLGHLTAREEVTSLLRQLKLPLDERGRRRAANRAEWFNQIDKPLEVHDILGA, encoded by the coding sequence ATGCTTGTGCAGGCTAGCCAAGGCCAATCCGGCTCGGCGCACGTTGTCGTGCTCGGCAACGAGAAGGGCGGCTCCGGCAAGTCGACCACCGCCCTGCACATCGCGGTTGCGCTCCTGAAGGCCGGACAGCGGGTCGCCACCATCGACCTCGACTGCCGTCAGCAGAGTTTTACCCACTACATCGGCAATCGTGCCGCCTGGGCGCGCCGCACCAAGCTCGACCTCGAGCTGCCGGTGCATCGCTGCATCAAGCTCGGCGAGACCATGCAGATCGCCGAGAACGAGAACTCCGAGTTCCTGCAGTTCATGGAGGCTGTCTCGGCAGTCGAGAGCAGCTTCGACTTCATCGTCATCGATACGCCGGGCACCGACAGCTACCTCATGCGCCTTGCGCACTCGATGGCGGACACGCTGGTCACGCCGATCAACGACAGCTTCCTCGATTTCGACGTGCTCGGTACCGTCGATCCCGCGAACTACGCGGTGACGGGCGAGAGCCACTATGCCGAGATGGTGCGCGACGTGAGGCGCAAGCGCCGCCAGCTCGACGGTTCGACCACCGACTGGATCGTCGTGCGCAACCGCCTGTCGATGCTCGGCTCCCGCAACAAGCAGCTCGTCGCCGAGGGGTTGAAGGATCTGTCGCTGCGGCTCGGCTTCCGCTACGTCGACGGCTTCGCCGAACGCGTGGTCTATCGCGAATTTTTCCCGCGCGGCTTGACCGCCCTCGACGAGATCGACGAGGCCACGCTCGGCATGCGGCCCAATCTCGGCCATCTCACCGCTCGGGAAGAGGTGACGAGTCTGCTCCGCCAGCTCAAGCTGCCGCTCGATGAGCGCGGGCGCCGTCGCGCGGCTAACCGGGCCGAGTGGTTCAATCAGATCGACAAGCCGCTCGAAGTTCACGACATCCTGGGCGCCTGA
- the panC gene encoding pantoate--beta-alanine ligase yields the protein MSPSPLIARTVPALRRAVDNLRKRKATIALVPTMGALHDGHVSLVRLAKRRASRVVVSIFVNPTQFAPTEDFGAYPRTWKADIAKLAAEDVDVVWHPEVKAMYPDGFVTRIVPEGPALAGLEDRFRPHFFGGVATVVGKLFTQCRPDFAIFGEKDFQQLRVVTQMARDLDLGVKVIGSRTVRERDGLAMSSRNVYLSPEERQTATALYRAMKASGRRIKAGEAVAPAMAGGAEMIKAAGFALDYFEVRHAETLAPVTSRKDGPLRILVAAKLGNTRLIDNIAV from the coding sequence ATGTCACCAAGCCCCCTGATCGCCCGCACGGTCCCCGCCTTGCGCCGCGCCGTCGACAATCTTCGCAAGCGAAAGGCCACGATCGCGCTGGTCCCGACCATGGGAGCTCTCCATGACGGCCATGTGTCCCTCGTCCGCCTCGCCAAGCGGCGCGCCAGCCGCGTCGTGGTCTCGATCTTCGTCAACCCGACCCAGTTCGCACCGACCGAGGATTTCGGCGCCTATCCGCGCACCTGGAAGGCCGACATCGCCAAGCTCGCGGCCGAGGATGTCGACGTCGTCTGGCATCCGGAGGTCAAGGCGATGTATCCCGACGGCTTTGTCACCCGCATCGTGCCGGAGGGGCCGGCGCTCGCCGGGCTCGAGGACCGCTTCCGCCCGCATTTTTTCGGCGGCGTCGCAACCGTCGTCGGCAAGCTGTTCACGCAGTGCCGGCCGGACTTTGCGATCTTCGGCGAAAAGGATTTTCAGCAGTTGCGGGTGGTGACGCAGATGGCGCGCGACCTCGACCTCGGCGTCAAGGTGATCGGCTCGCGCACCGTGCGCGAGCGCGACGGGCTCGCGATGTCCTCGCGCAACGTCTATCTGTCGCCCGAGGAGCGGCAGACCGCCACCGCCCTCTACCGTGCCATGAAAGCGAGCGGGCGGCGGATCAAGGCCGGCGAAGCCGTCGCGCCCGCGATGGCGGGCGGCGCCGAGATGATCAAGGCGGCTGGCTTTGCGCTCGATTATTTCGAGGTCCGCCATGCCGAGACGCTGGCGCCGGTCACCTCGCGCAAGGACGGCCCCTTGCGGATCCTGGTCGCGGCCAAGCTCGGCAACACCCGCCTGATCGACAATATCGCTGTCTGA
- a CDS encoding DUF1489 family protein, whose translation MPLHLIKLAVGCDSVKELKEWIAERMQTAKKKGLPQHHIHITRMVPKRDTEILAGGSLYWVIKGEIAAREKIIGIEPFRDKDGIGRCRIVMQPKVISVSPRPMRPFQGWRYLTEDAVPPDLGKSAAGSIAAMPEPMRRELRDLGLL comes from the coding sequence ATGCCGCTACATCTGATCAAGCTCGCCGTCGGCTGCGACTCCGTCAAGGAATTGAAGGAGTGGATCGCCGAACGGATGCAGACCGCCAAGAAGAAGGGTCTGCCGCAACATCACATCCACATCACGCGCATGGTGCCCAAGCGCGACACCGAGATCCTCGCGGGCGGGTCGCTCTATTGGGTGATCAAGGGCGAGATCGCCGCGCGGGAGAAGATCATCGGCATCGAGCCGTTCCGCGACAAGGACGGCATCGGGCGCTGCCGCATCGTGATGCAGCCGAAGGTGATCTCGGTGTCGCCGCGTCCGATGCGCCCGTTCCAGGGCTGGCGCTATCTCACTGAGGATGCCGTGCCGCCCGATCTCGGCAAGTCCGCCGCCGGCTCGATCGCGGCGATGCCGGAGCCGATGCGGCGCGAATTGCGCGATCTCGGGCTGCTCTAA
- a CDS encoding glutathione S-transferase family protein, with amino-acid sequence MAALKLAIGNKNYSSWSMRPWLALRANDIPFVETLIPLYTDNPADKEQILSFSRAGKVPVLVDGDVTVWDSLAIIEYVAERYPEVKLWPDEVAARAHARSVCAEMHSGFVALRNECGMNLHRPIGPVALSADAKANIARIEEIWRECRTRHGAKGPFLFGRFGAADAMYAPVVHRLRTYAIDVAPDTKAYMEAMMALPAFQEWTRDGLAETLVIAKFEDV; translated from the coding sequence ATGGCTGCGCTTAAACTCGCGATTGGCAACAAGAACTACTCGTCATGGTCGATGCGGCCCTGGCTCGCGCTTCGCGCCAACGACATCCCGTTCGTGGAGACGCTCATCCCGCTCTACACCGACAATCCCGCGGACAAGGAGCAGATCCTGTCCTTCAGCCGCGCCGGCAAGGTGCCGGTGCTGGTCGACGGCGACGTCACGGTGTGGGATTCGCTCGCCATCATCGAATACGTCGCCGAGCGCTATCCGGAAGTGAAGCTGTGGCCGGACGAGGTCGCCGCGCGCGCGCATGCCCGATCGGTGTGCGCCGAGATGCATTCCGGATTCGTCGCTCTGCGCAACGAATGCGGCATGAACCTGCATCGGCCGATCGGGCCCGTGGCGCTGTCGGCGGACGCCAAGGCCAACATCGCCCGCATCGAGGAGATCTGGCGCGAATGTCGCACGCGCCATGGTGCCAAGGGTCCGTTCCTGTTCGGCCGCTTCGGTGCCGCGGACGCGATGTACGCGCCGGTCGTGCACCGCCTGCGTACCTACGCGATCGACGTCGCGCCGGACACCAAGGCCTACATGGAGGCGATGATGGCCTTGCCGGCGTTCCAGGAATGGACCCGCGACGGGCTGGCCGAAACGCTCGTCATCGCCAAGTTCGAGGACGTCTGA
- a CDS encoding DUF599 domain-containing protein: MSRHWVDITAVGFFIIEWLVYALTLEHSAYGRDSLSARMNRYREVWVRRLLDRDTRMVDMQIMASLQNGTAFFASTSLIALGGALALLHATNDAITILSKLPIDLSTSPAMWELKCVGLVLICVYAFFKFAWAYRLFNYVAILFGGMPPADQRDTPAAEAHVIRTSRLFESAGRHFNRGQRAFFFALGYLGWFVSPWLLFVTTAAVVIVTWRRQFASSAWAAMAPEGADGEEMGKRGH, encoded by the coding sequence ATGAGCAGGCATTGGGTCGACATCACCGCCGTCGGCTTCTTCATCATCGAATGGCTGGTCTATGCGCTGACGCTGGAGCATTCGGCCTATGGCCGCGACAGCCTGTCGGCGCGCATGAACCGCTATCGCGAGGTCTGGGTGCGCCGCCTGCTCGACCGCGACACCCGCATGGTCGACATGCAGATCATGGCCTCGCTGCAGAACGGCACCGCCTTCTTCGCCTCCACCAGCCTGATCGCGCTCGGCGGCGCGCTGGCGCTGCTGCACGCCACCAACGACGCCATCACGATTCTGAGCAAGCTGCCGATCGACCTCAGCACCTCGCCGGCCATGTGGGAGCTGAAATGCGTCGGCCTCGTGCTGATCTGCGTCTACGCCTTCTTCAAGTTCGCCTGGGCTTACCGCCTTTTCAATTACGTCGCGATCCTGTTCGGCGGCATGCCGCCGGCGGACCAGCGCGACACGCCTGCCGCCGAAGCCCATGTCATCCGCACCTCGCGCCTGTTCGAATCCGCCGGCCGCCACTTCAACCGCGGCCAGCGCGCCTTCTTCTTCGCGCTCGGCTATCTCGGCTGGTTCGTCAGCCCCTGGCTGCTGTTCGTCACCACGGCAGCCGTGGTGATCGTGACCTGGCGACGGCAGTTTGCGTCCAGTGCCTGGGCGGCGATGGCGCCGGAGGGGGCGGATGGCGAGGAGATGGGAAAGCGCGGTCATTGA